The Desulfovibrio sp. Fe33 genome includes a window with the following:
- the mraY gene encoding phospho-N-acetylmuramoyl-pentapeptide-transferase — translation MIYNLLVPLSSDVGVLNVFRYITFRSVWALLTALILSILLGPAMIRWLTRIKCGQYIREDGPKHQAKQGTPTMGGIMILFSVGMSTLLWADLTNIYVWLTLLAFAGFSAIGFTDDYIKVVKRRNKGLSAGAKFTLQCLVASAAIALLINEPAYSTRLSVPFFKNFNPDLGWFYLPFALVVMVGASNAVNLTDGLDGLAIGPMVVAMACFAIFIYVSGHATMAEYLQVQNIQGIGEVTVFCGAMVGAGLGFLWFNAHPAQVFMGDVGSLGLGGALGFVAVLAKQELLLAIVGGVFVFETLSVILQVGYFKLTGGKRIFKMAPLHHHFELKGIPESKIIVRFWILSILMALMALSTLKLR, via the coding sequence GTGATTTACAACCTGCTCGTTCCGCTCAGCTCGGATGTCGGCGTCCTCAACGTCTTCCGCTACATCACCTTCCGCTCGGTGTGGGCGCTCCTGACGGCCCTGATCCTGTCCATCCTGTTGGGTCCGGCCATGATTCGTTGGCTGACCAGGATAAAATGCGGCCAGTACATCCGCGAGGACGGTCCCAAGCACCAGGCCAAGCAGGGAACCCCGACCATGGGCGGAATCATGATCCTCTTCTCCGTGGGGATGTCCACCCTGCTCTGGGCCGACCTGACCAACATCTACGTCTGGCTGACCCTGCTGGCCTTTGCCGGATTCAGCGCCATAGGCTTCACGGACGACTACATCAAGGTCGTCAAACGGCGCAACAAGGGGCTTTCCGCCGGAGCGAAGTTCACCCTGCAATGCCTGGTCGCCTCGGCGGCCATCGCCCTGCTCATCAACGAACCGGCCTACTCCACCCGGCTGTCCGTGCCGTTCTTCAAGAACTTCAACCCGGACCTCGGCTGGTTTTACCTGCCGTTCGCCCTGGTGGTGATGGTCGGAGCGAGCAACGCGGTCAACCTGACCGACGGCCTGGACGGGCTGGCCATCGGCCCCATGGTCGTGGCCATGGCCTGCTTCGCCATATTCATCTACGTTTCGGGCCACGCCACCATGGCCGAATACCTCCAGGTCCAGAACATCCAGGGCATCGGCGAGGTCACGGTTTTCTGCGGCGCGATGGTCGGCGCGGGGCTCGGCTTCCTGTGGTTCAACGCCCATCCGGCGCAGGTCTTCATGGGCGACGTCGGGTCCCTCGGCCTGGGCGGCGCGCTGGGCTTCGTGGCCGTGCTGGCCAAACAGGAACTGCTGCTGGCCATCGTGGGCGGCGTGTTCGTCTTCGAAACCCTGTCGGTCATCCTTCAAGTGGGCTATTTCAAGCTCACCGGGGGCAAACGCATCTTCAAGATGGCTCCCCTGCACCACCATTTCGAACTCAAGGGCATCCCCGAATCCAAGATCATCGTGCGGTTCTGGATCTTGTCCATACTCATGGCCCTCATGGCCCTGTCCACCCTGAAGCTGAGGTAG